A part of Cryptococcus tetragattii IND107 chromosome 3, whole genome shotgun sequence genomic DNA contains:
- a CDS encoding biotin-[acetyl-CoA-carboxylase] ligase codes for MPGPAPSAHQVLVYSGPGVSPLSLSHTLLTLRLLLLPHYTVQPAAPDLLADQPWEPSCALLVVPGGRDIPYVDELTDKRHVTHRIREYVEHGGRFLGICAGAYFASAEVRFDVGGGMEVTGKRDLAFFPGPSRGPVFQGFQYASESGSRAVILNLHESSKLTTLNHIYYNGGGHFVFPSPPPSNVQVLARFQETSSDPSEQLIAAVFTQTGKGRTILSSVHPEYPLSDPPASNAIAKLDVRPSQVEIEMSDKARLSWVEELLIKLGLTPPERLTAADRAKSSVDSEEDPALLLHPTHPSTIFLLSHPKLPQLPEAAVNKPELKGKMKQEDGWNVLRDANDEIRFGTTEATSPERAASEDGITQWLAEARRTRPVFPPSIEDLSLQSDSTPQPPSPPNFHSLTKTILLPSPSVEYSSRWTPLFNFSTYWDELDQARKRSGKRSGVMRQGSDGQGERCSLGDLVLYGETVTSTQTMLDNNPLLLANLSTPLVFLASFQLSGRGRGSNMWLSPPGCLQFSLLLDLPASLSSKMVFIQYIMALAVCEAVDEDGRLGVRIKWPNDIYAEVEGVGGTEIGSGKKGKVKLGGILVNTSYVGGKWRIVVGCGINVLNALPTSSISQLHSLLAAKLSSTSSNKPLPPAPTMEGTFARIMSSFDAKWEQFIEEKGFKGFMDEYHGRWLHSGQDVLLTTTEPHTRVRILSITPDHGLLRCIPISDKPKTSTGLTPLYNRDVDAGEDDRGSWSSPSPSSAPRSTAAGAQAQNQSPFVDLQPDGNSFDLMSGLIKRKV; via the exons ATGCCAGGCCCCGCCCCCTCCGCGCACCAGGTGCTCGTGTACTCCGGCCCGGGGGTGTCCCCCCTCTCGCTCTCACACAccctcctcaccctccgcctcctcctcctcccccacTACACCGTGCAGCCAGCAGCCCCAGACCTCCTCGCAGACCAGCCATGGGAGCCCTCCTGCGCACTCCTCGTCGTCCCAGGCGGCAGAGACATCCCCTACGTCGACGAGCTCACAGACAAGAGGCACGTCACTCACAGGATCAGGGAGTATGTTGAACACGGCGGCCGCTTCCTGGGCATATGCGCCGGGGCGTACTTTGCCAGTGCCGAAGTGAGGTTTGATGTCGGGGGCGGCATGGAAGTTACCGGGAAGAGAGATCTG GCCTTCTTCCCCGGTCCTAGCAGGGGACCCGTATTCCAGGGTTTCCAGTATGCCTCTGAATCTGGATCCAGAGccgtcatcctcaatctccacGAATCTTCCAAGCTCACGACACTCAACCACATCTACTACAATGGCGGCGGCCATTTCGTCTTTCCCTCGCCACCGCCATCAAACGTCCAAGTCCTCGCTCGCTTCCAAGAAACCTCTTCCGACCCGTCAGAACAGCTCATCGCCGCCGTCTTCACCCAGACTGGCAAAGGTCGCaccattctctcctctgtTCACCCAGAGTACCCTCTCTCGGACCCTCCGGCAAGTAACGCTATTGCCAAACTGGATGTTCGACCATCTCAAGTGGAGATTGAAATGAGCGACAAGGCTCGTCTGTCGTGGGTCGAGGAATTACTCATCAAGCTGGGGTTGACCCCTCCTGAACGTCTTACCGCTGCAGACCGAGCTAAATCCTCGGTTGACTCGGAAGAAGACCCggccctcctccttcatcctaCCCACCCTTCAacaatcttcctcttgtctCATCCCAAACTGCCTCAATTACCTGAGGCAGCTGTGAACAAGCCAGAACTGAAGGGTAAGATGAAGCAGGAAGATGGCTGGAATGTTTTGCGGGATGCGAATGATGAAATTCGCTTTGGTACTACGGAAGCTACGTCACCTGAACGAGCAGCTTCTGAAGATGGTATCACGCAATGGCTTGCGGAAGCCCGTCGTACCCGACCCGTGTTCCCGCCTTCCATCGAAGATCTTTCCCTACAATCCGATTCTACCCCACAACCTCCCTCTCCGCCCAATTTCCACTCTCTTACCAAAAcaatccttctcccatcgCCTTCAGTCGAATACTCCTCCAGATGGACTCCATTGTTCAACTTTTCCACCTACTGGGACGAGCTTGATcaagcgaggaagaggagcggTAAACGCTCAGGCGTGATGCGCCAGGGATCAGACGGGCAGGGTGAGAGGTGTTCATTGGGTGACTTGGTCTTGTACGGCGAAACAGTGACGAGTACTCAGACGATGCTTGACAATAacccccttctcctcgccAATCTCTCTACGCcgctcgtcttcctcgcatccttccaactctccGGCCGAGGTCGAGGTTCCAACATGTGGTTATCCCCACCTGGCTGTCTCCAATTCTCactcctcctcgacctcccCGCTTCCCTTTCATCCAAAATGGTTTTCATTCAATACATCATGGCTCTTGCCGTCTGTGAAGCtgtcgatgaggatgggagatTAGGTGTTAGGATCAAGTGGCCCAATGATATCTACGCAGAGGTTGAAGGTGTGGGTGGTACAGAGATCGGTAGCgggaaaaagggcaaggtcaAGTTGGGTGGGATCTTGGTGAACACTAGCTATGTCGgtgggaaatggaggattgttgttg GATGTGGTATCAACGTTCTCAACGCTCTTCCTACATCGTCCATCTCCCAACTTCACTCGTTACTCGCCGCCAAACTttcttccacgtcatcTAAtaaacctcttccacctgcGCCCACCATGGAGGGCACTTTTGCTCGCATCATGAGTTCCTTTGATGCCAAATGGGAACAGTTcattgaggagaagggtttCAAAGGATTCATGGATGAGTACCACGGAAGGTGGTTACATTC CGGGCAAGACGTTCTCCTCACCACGACCGAACCCCACACCCGCGTCCGTATCCTCAGTATCACCCCAGACCACGGTCTTCTCCGCTGTATCCCCATTTCCGACAAACCTAAAACCTCTACCGGTCTCACACCCTTGTACAACAGGGATGTCGACGCtggtgaggatgatcgTGGTTCttggtcttctccttctccttcttctgctccgAGGTCTACAGCTGCTGGGGCACAAGCGCAAAACCAGTCACCGTTTGTGGACCTCCAGCCGGATGGGAATAGTTTTGATTTGATGAGCGGATTGATCAAGCGCAAGGTATAA